The Podarcis muralis chromosome Z, rPodMur119.hap1.1, whole genome shotgun sequence DNA segment ccaaagttgtgacgaaatgCCACggagaaggcaaaacctgccaatgcatggaaaattccttcccggttctgaatacagcaaccTTCTTACGACTGCAGAAGCGCCCACTGACCTGGAATGCATAATATTAGCCTGTAAGGAAAAGAATCATTAACTTGAAGACCGCTGATCTAGGATGAATATCGAAGCAAGAAATTATTAATTTGAGGGAAAGTGAGTGGGTGATCCTagaaggaagaacagcaaaagCGGCTTGGACAACggggtcagcctcttttctttggccaAGGGTGGGTCAAAGGCCAGCAGCTGGTGGCGGGggagcaatgccccccccccgcgctgcTACAAAGAACAGCAGGCCACCCCTGCGGCCTAGCTGGGGCCCGTGCCACCCGCTCGGGCCAGTGGATGGCGGCAGCTGAGAGCCATGCCCCCCCCACTGCAAAAAACCAAGCAGGCTACCCCTGCGGCCCAGCCggatggcagcagcaggggagccttgtgccccctccccagcGCCGCCACAAAATAAAGGCCGCCACACGGGTTAAAACAAACTGGGATGCCCACCCCCCCTGGGGCTGCTGGAGCGCCCCCTCCTGCGGTGAGCGGCGGCAGATGGGCCCAAGCGCCAACCTACACCACCACCGGACAAAAAGCTGAAAACCGAGAACGCAGAAAGAAAGAAGGCTGCAAAATGTGGCCTAGCCTGGCGGAggggccaagccccccccccccccaatccaggcAAAACGCAAAGAAGCCGGTTACTTACCTCAATCCAGCCATCTTGACACACTCCTGATGATCttgatcctggaaggaagaacagcGAAAGAGGCTTGGACAACGGGGTCAGCTTCTTTTctttggccttaggcccacccccAGCCGGCtggccattgtcctccctgggTGAGGGTGGGTCAAGGGCTGGCCCAGGTGAGCCCTGCCCGGTGAGCTTTTCCCATTTCTATCCAAATATTTGAGGTCAccgaaagagtcaaaatggctttaggatgttttcctgtactgtttcagacatgtgatttatatatttatgtatgcgttttcctggtacatttatgaacatttattttatatcttagaccttataattctcataacaatGACAAATacaacatgcatttaacttgcatTCAGCTTGCAGGATTTCAGCTTGTCTCGCTTCACCTTCGTGTAGCTGGAACCGTGCAAATTAAACATCCGTAAGATGCATTCGTCCTGTAAATATATTTAGCTGGTCCACCCTTTGCTGAGGAGCCACCTCAaaaactcccccccaccccaagggcaAGAACCCTGAGTTCTCTGGTAAGTTATTGCATTGTTATGAGTTTGCACAGTACGAGATAttctaaattcctgggtccaatAAGTTAGAATTAATCAGTTTGGGGAGTTAAACTATGCCAAGCACTGAACACCTGGGTTCAATGCATACATTAAAAATGCAAGCCAGGCCAGCCTGGTAACCTCTTGCTGAGTGTGGGTAGTAGGGGAACAAAGCCTGAGAAAGGGGCAGGGAGATGGGTGATTAACAACACAGTTACGGTACTTTGTGCTGGACAGCAGAGGGGTATGAGACCCTCCTCCCTCAAAATAAGTAAGTAGAAGGAGTCACTAGGCCAGAGTTTTTAGAGTGGCAGTGATGTGCAAGCAAAACTGTGACAGGCTATAAAAGGAGACCGAGAGCATGGCTGATTTCTGTTTTGGATCCAAGGCTGGTGTGCCTAGGGAGATGTAGCAGATCCCACCACCATATACCAATTGTGGCAGATCCAAATTACGTACACAccctataatacagtggtgcctcgcaagacgaaattaatccgttccgcgagtctcttcgtcttgtggttttttcgtcttgcgaagcacggctattagcggcttagcggctattagcggcttagcggctattaacggcttagcggttttaagaaaaaggaaacaaactcgcaagaactcgcaagacgtttcgtcttgcaaagcaagcccatagggaaattcgtcttgcggaacaactcaaaaaacggaaaactctttcatctagcgagtttttcgtcttgcgaggcattcatcttgcggggcaccactgtaatggtttaTCTTTTGGGTTTTGTGTAAGGGAAATCTTAGCTACTTAGAGACTCAGGCAAAAGTTGAACAAATACTGTAAGAAACATTTATTTTACAGAATGAAGTGGATAAAACAAAGGATAGCTTTGTATGGTTTTATGATTTTACTATTTCaacttatgccaataaaggttggTAGAAACTAGAAACAAAGGATATATCAGGAGATAATGGTCATTCAGGAAACAGCAAACCTATTAACAATTATACTAAATCTAATGGATGTTTCAGGCTTCTAATCAAGCACAGATTCTGTTAAAACTTCAGATGTTTATGTTCAGTTATTACACTTCAGGTAGATGTTACAGGTTCCTAGACTAGATGGTAAATGCTCCGCTTATTTCatgttatttcacttcagttcttaACTCAGTGGTTGCATAGGTGTTgccgcttaatactttggttcttcaACAAGATGGTGCTTTCTGTCAGTTACCCAGCCATTTGCCCATCCCACTCCTGAGGTACTCGAAATGGTACAGCAGCTCAGGGGATCACCATGCCCCTTTTAAACTgttttgggagtcttctctttttagatctctccactcctgactggaatgagaccCAAGTACACTGTATCCacacagcttctacttctcctggctcaaaCTCGGCCTTCCCAGTTAACTTCTGGCCTGATACTCTCACAGGACACACTACACGCTGCCCTTCACGCCgagctcagagactcctttctctagctttagatattttcctcagagtggatgtttctacTCAGGACAAACTCTCTCTCCCCTAGACCAACACCCTTTCTTCCTCTCAAACTAAACGCGGTATCTGAAAACTCCCTCAGAAATGGCTCCTTTTATTTTCCCTCGCAAAGTGTTGGctccaccctccaccccaccccagccaactgtcttggtagccaatcagagagaggctccagcactctggtggaattctgaggaactgcatcaccagactctggtctggctctgctgtccatcaCAAGGGAAGCAAGAGAACCTCTTGGGAGTGTATTGCTGGGAGTCTCTCCATCGTAGATTCTGATtgcaaatatgtgtaaataaaccatatatcataaagacaccaccgtctccactgtgccttgttattatttattatatttataccctacccatcttgcatgggttttcccagccactctgggtggcttccaacacatataaaaataaaataaacacatataaaaataaaaacaccaaacattaccCTGGGTAAGggcctggaacctctggaatcttgcactgctgcagagactggggtggcttGTAGCAGTATTCAAAACTGTAATTTTGTTGACTAAGCCCCTTTCTGAATCTTCCCAGGTTGTTGCAAGAAGCCAGTTGGACCACCATCAGACAGATGGAGGTCTCCGCCGGAAATGTCATTCTGAACGTTGGAGGCATACGCTATGAAACGTACCTTAGCACCCTGCAGGCTTTCCCAGGGACCAAACTGTGGAGCCTCACAGAGCCCCAGGCCAACACAAAACATGACCATGACCCTAGCACCCAGGAGTTCTTCTTTGATCGGAGTGGCCGGCTGTTTGGGCAGGTGCTGAACTACTACAGCACAAAGCAACTCCATTGCCCTGCAGGTGTCTGTGAATCTGCCTTTGAGGAAGAGCTGGATTTCTGGGGGCTCACAGGCACCCAGCTGGCCCCCTGTTGCTGGAGAGGGTCCCAAGAGGAGGTGCACGACATTGGGATTGTCGATGAGCAAGACAATGACCAGGGTCTCCTGATCCAGGAAGAAAGAAGGAGTGGCTGTCAGTATGCCCGGTGGCGGGCCAAATTGTGGGATCTCTTTGAAAAGCCCCATTCCTCTAAACGTTCAATGGTAAGGAATGTGCTTGATAAGTGCCAGACTTGGCTCTGTGACTTGCCAGGGGAAGGTGGAGAGAGGGGCTAAGGGGACTGGTCAAGTATTGGGAATGTAAAACCCAACTCTGCAAATTAACTTGGTGCTGTATATACCAAACTTCCTCTAAGGCAGCaatttctcccaccaccacctggACTCCACAAACTCCATAAACTCTAGCACCTGCCACCCTATAacaagcattattcagaatagcattTTATAATAAATTGTGCAGAATACGTTACACtaccagatgcctctgagaaaCTTGCtatcaggatctgagcacaagtgCCCTCcccagaaactagtattcagaagcatatctgctgccaactgtggaggcagagcttagcTATCATGGCTGCTAGCCATTGACAACCTTGTTCTCCATgattttgtccagtcctcttctaaagccatctgtGTTGGCCTCCTAAAGTACCGAGTTCCATATTTACTGCTTCAAAAAGAACTTTCTTTTATTGGTGTTCATGTGGGCTCTTCTATAGCCAAAGGGGCAGAATCTGATACGTGAATGTAGGAAAAGTTAACAAACACGTGAGAGTAGGTGGCACCTTTGTTATATGTCTTCCCGTGCCTAGCAAAACCCTTCCTCTTTAACCAGACTTTTGGCCTCTGAATATCTGTGGCCTCTTAGGTGGGATGTTCCATTGTATTACTTTAATGTATTCTTTTAacgtgttgtgttttttttaaatgcatctaTGTAGGTtttaattagttagttagtttgtgAGTTGCCTTTGGCAACAAAAAGTTaccaataaatgtaataaatacagtgtgtgcatatatataatatttagttATAGTTAGTTATATAAATATAAACCAGTGGGCCCATTTTCCTATGTTCACCCTTCCTTTATCTTTGCAGGGTTTGGCAGTTGTTTCTCTGTTGTTCACCAtcgccatcatcatcatcctctgtGAGGAGTCCAAGGGGTTCATAAAAAACATCACCCCAGACCATACTATAGAGAGCCACCACCACCATTACTACCATCACTTCTTTCCCTCTGCCTATTCCTACGAAGTGCCCCCCTACCTCCTCCACCTTGAGCTTTTCTTCATCCTCTGCTTCACGGCTGAGTTCTTCGTACGGATCATGTGCTGCCCAGATTTGAAGAAATTCCTGAAGAACCCTCTGAACATCGCTGATCTCCTCTCCCTGTTCCCAGTTTACATTGAGCTGTCCTTGGCCAGACCTTCACAGGAGCCACACCCTCAGGAGTCACATCCTTTGGTCCAGTGGCTGGGTCTGTGCCGCATTATTTACATCGTCAAACTCCTGAAGGTATTGAGGCTCGTGGAGACACCTCTGATGCTGAGGGTGCTGCCTTGCATGTTCAAATCCATCCTGAGAGAGATACTCATTTTCTTGTTGATTTTTGCTTCTGAGGTCCTTTTCTTTGGCACCCTCTGCTTTTATGGGGAGCTGCTGAGTACCAACTTTAAAATAGGGTTCCATGACATTGGCCAGGCCTTCTGGTGGGCGGTCATCACTCTGACCACTGTAGGGTATGGAGAACTTGTCCCTGTCAGTGTCACCGGCCAAGTGATAGCAGCTTGCACTGCACTCTGTGGTGTGCTGACTATCGTTGTCCCAGTCCCGATCTTTCTATTCAGTTTCAAGGGGTGTTATGATGCTGCTGTgatcaaggagaggaggaagaggaaagcaatgGAAGCAGTGACGCTGTTGTCCTGAGGACTCCTGAGCATCACATCCCCTGTTTTCTGTAGGAAGAGAAAAAAAGGCTTCCAAATAGCTCCCTGGCACATCACAGAAGCTTTTCAAGAAAGCATTTTATtgaagttaaaaaataaataaataaaccaatgcAACAAAAATAATAGAAGTACAAAAAAGCAGCACAGTATATTCAGGAGAGACTTAATTTTAGGTTGGTGGGGTATTTAAGACCACCACCAGTTTCATGTTGCCCTGAAGAGAGGCAGTCCTGTGTGTCTGTATTTTTTGTACATAAGATAAAATCCCACCCAACAGCCCAtgatttttctgggtcctccaaGCCTTTGGCAACACGTGATTTATCAGTTTTTGCAGCTAGTGATAAATTCCACATATTTTTATACCAAAGTGAAAGTCTCAAGCCTTGCAACTTTTTCCATTTGGAGGCAATTGAGGTTCTGGCAGCTGCCAGCACCCATGTCAAAAGTCCACaagagctgatttttttttctgctgATCATCCCATAGTTGTAGGTTTTTTATACCACTAAACATATGAAAAATATCTCTACGTGGCGTACAAAAACCAAAAGAGCAatagacaacttaaacaaaatattacaaaaatacacagttacatataaaaatgctaATTAACTAATACAAAGTTACTACTATATATAAAAATCATATATAAATCCATATcaatttattttccttctgacacgcCTGATATCTGGAATTTGGTTaagattaaaatataaagcaatgtACTTTTTTTAAAGCTTCATTTTTTTCAGGAAAAGGTAATTATATGATTTATCTCAATATGTTTTGTAGGACTTAAAAGTTACATCAAAATGGCATTTGATCAAGCTTAGAAAGTTTTACATTAATTGGCAATTAATTTCAGAACATGAGAGAGGTGCTTAACCTATGTAATGAAATAGAACATATTTACATGGTTAGGTGTGTTTCAAAACTTTATAAAAAGGTAAGCTGCTGTTACTGGAATTTGGAGTTTTCTTGTGGAAAATTCACCACTTTGCCTGCTTATAGAGCTCTGGTAAGGCAAAATTGTGTATGTTATACATTTTGCTCATTCTCTATGTTTTTGTATCAACTCCATGATTAATCTTACATTCTGCAACAGGATTAAGATTTTGCTAGTaaagaaaaatacttttaaaCTGTCTGGTCTCAGAAGGATATATATCTGTTTCTCTAATTATTTTTATCTGGACACAGGTGCACCATGTGACCATTTGCACTCAGTTTCCTGTGAGATCCAGAGCTTGCTAACCACACAGGTGTATTTAGGCCCTGATTTAGGGTCTGATCTGCCAATCTGGGCATAGAACATGTGATCTGTACTGTGGGCAGGTTCCCACATGCATCCAGTGGCATCTGTTTTTTACAGTCAGATGCCAGTCTCCTGGCATATGTGTCCGTTCCCTGATTACTGTAACACTCTGCATGTGTGTATGGACCATGATAGATATTCTTAACACTCATATGCTGATAGAACTCTCATATTGCCACACAAGATGGCATTACTGACATCCGTTCACAATATCCATCTGCCGACGATCAGAGCTCCTAGCATCAATCCCCGCTCTGCATAGAGCAAACATGTATTAGAGAGGAATGTGGTTGCGTGATCCTGCTCACCTTCCCATGTGCTTAACTCTAAATGTGGCTGCACCCTGGAAACAAATTGCATGTAAAACAGTAAAGCGTAGAGGAGTCCTGAGATGCTCTGCATTCGTGAAGCTGTCAGGAGCAGTCATGACTCAAACTGGGAAGCTTTGCGATTGTGTGTGGCTGCCCTCGTGTGATGATGTGCAGCATTGCAAGTTGCAGCATCCAGTAGTCCAGTACAGTACTCAAATGTTTTGTTCCACGGAAcacttgaaaactgctgaggtcttggtggaccacttaattatttttctgcctcttgcaGGAGTtgcaatgtgctgtgctagatgctgtaagaTTTGTgcctgtatttttattgtttcttttatttcttatgtggTTCTTTATTGTATTACAAATGGCATTCTGCAGAGTTCAAATTGTAACAGAGTAGCAtacccaagccggaattaagatcgccggaagaaatatcaacaacctcagatatgcagatgacacaaccttgatggcagaaagtgaggagaaattaaagaaccttttaatgagggtgaaagaggagagcgcaaaatatggtctgaagctcaacatcaaaaaaacgaagatcatggccactggtcccatcacctcctggcaaatagaaggggaagaaatggaggcagtgagagattttattttcttgggctccatgatcactgcagatggtgacagcagtcacgaaattaaaagacgcctgctccttgggagaaaggcgatggcaaatctagacaacatcttaaaaagtagagacatcaccttaccaacaaaggtccgtatagttaaagccatggttttcccagtagtgatgtatggaagtgagagctggaccataaagaaggctgatcgccgaagaattgatgcttttgaattatggtgctggaggagactcttgagagtcccatggactgcaagaagatcaaacgcatccattcttaaggaaatcagacctgagtgctcactggaaggacagatcgtgaagttgaggctccaatactttggccacctcatgagaagagaagactccctggaaaagaccctgatgttgggaaagatggagggcacaaggagaaggggacgacagaggatgagatggttggatagtgttctcgaagctacaaacatgagcctgaccaaactgcgggaggcggtggaagacaggagtgcctggcgtgctctggtccatggggtcacgaagagttggacacgactaaatgactaaacaacaacaacaagcatacaATATCAGATGTCCTTGAGTTAttgtgttaggagagagggaggaaagctctTCTCtcatctactttctccatgccaggtaTAATTTCATGTCCGATACAAAATTCCTCTGTATGAACTGAGATTGCTCATCCAGACTTCATTTTGTGTCATGTTactaggcacaggtccacactttaaagctctgtccAAGCACCTCTCTTTCCCTGGCGCTTActccatgaaaacccactctttaccaccAGAAACAATTTTATGGAAAATTCAGGTTGCAGTTTGTTCCAATTCTgtgttaaagagcaggttttcctggggaaagcagtggggaggggagaag contains these protein-coding regions:
- the LOC114589230 gene encoding voltage-gated potassium channel KCNC1-like, translated to MEVSAGNVILNVGGIRYETYLSTLQAFPGTKLWSLTEPQANTKHDHDPSTQEFFFDRSGRLFGQVLNYYSTKQLHCPAGVCESAFEEELDFWGLTGTQLAPCCWRGSQEEVHDIGIVDEQDNDQGLLIQEERRSGCQYARWRAKLWDLFEKPHSSKRSMGLAVVSLLFTIAIIIILCEESKGFIKNITPDHTIESHHHHYYHHFFPSAYSYEVPPYLLHLELFFILCFTAEFFVRIMCCPDLKKFLKNPLNIADLLSLFPVYIELSLARPSQEPHPQESHPLVQWLGLCRIIYIVKLLKVLRLVETPLMLRVLPCMFKSILREILIFLLIFASEVLFFGTLCFYGELLSTNFKIGFHDIGQAFWWAVITLTTVGYGELVPVSVTGQVIAACTALCGVLTIVVPVPIFLFSFKGCYDAAVIKERRKRKAMEAVTLLS